One Paroedura picta isolate Pp20150507F chromosome 3, Ppicta_v3.0, whole genome shotgun sequence genomic window carries:
- the LOC143834434 gene encoding uncharacterized protein LOC143834434: MKTEVVSQPGSMGEFLQRRVGDLLPQPPRDDSLPHTQWEAQWQGFLRTLEPPQSRWGVAPLPEKPSPWHDTKAFLASFEQVAEACQWGEEERVDRLLPALSGEAQKAYLSLDLGDREDYGKVKAAILRRDAVSREKQREEFRRFCYHEAEGPRGAYVRLREMCRGWLRVENHSKEQILELLILEQLLSVLPPEIQGQVRESGPESCSQAVALAEECLLRQREAEKQAPPEEAAGGVSEGGQDPSEGEWRQLLVEIKEEEDSEDSLLACEVPDNEKDDGFQTLLPEQCRSEDLKGRFRNGDGPVRQDENGTPERRDKPVLCQGEDFREIPLQLERPSQKRKNKDLSAHLRIPQGEIQNESVELPKGFSQSVNLISRQQAHSVQKLYNFSECGENFGWRATLAAHQRTDEGEEPEELPEYENGYSWGARVGGEPDEGPEAGNAGGCLGFAVPQGIHPAERRYKCPECGQRFRRAAHVQQHRIIHTGEKPYECSECGKKFTRLPYLQQHQRIHTGERPYECSECGKSFSRRRSLTEHQIIHTGQKPFECPECGKRFGFSSHLQQHLRIHTGETPYQCSECGKAFRHRISLTVHQRAHKGERPFKCSECGKRFSRTSYLQKHRRIHNGEKPYECSECGKRFGIRSYLQRHRRIHTRERPYQCMECGKSFIQPSHLHEHETTHTGEKPYECLACGKRFIQSSHLSAHRRIHTGEKPYECPKCGRSFNRRSTLTEHLRIHTGEKPYKCLECGESFRWRPYLTKHQRVHVGNAVYKGLDNGEAMFENSPLADHLGIHPAGVATAAGKTEVGLQNAGTANQQGSGRNPEPSDDQRDPGAPPSERPIKTEAELTPDGNDVTDVSQLKIVQVEKKHMCHECGKAFQYKFELVKHHRTHTGEKPFECLACGKRFFQSTHLNAHLRIHTGEKPYECPKCGRSFNRRSTLTEHLRIHTGEKPYKCLQCGESFRWRPYLTKHQRVHVGDSAYKDLDNGESLYDSSVFPDPPDGIHPDYLVSTPDMLSHTGPQGEPWLPSSQSAKEKQGLGSSREAQGPLEPSHGSSEEEPEPSGSPQGLSPEHDDTEVSDSCDATATHHPGENPRPRNPELEQLNHGLPGRPRGDSPPKPRLTPESGLGSLEPAAKELGGSVQCGTT, from the exons ATGAAAACGGAGGTCGTCTCCCAGCCAGGGAGTATGGGGGAATTCCTTCAGAGGAGAGTGGGAGATCTGCTCCCTCAGCCGCCGAGGGACGATTCCCTTCCCCACACCCAGTGGGAAGCCCAGTGGCAAGGCTTCCTCAGGACACTGGAGCCTCCTCAGTCTCGGTGGGGGGTCGCTCCCTTGCCCGAGAAACCCTCACCCTGGCACGACaccaaggccttcctggcctcctttgaGCAAGTGGCCGAAGCCTGCCAGTGGGGTGAGGAAGAGCGAGTGGACCGCCTGTTGCCGGCCCTCAGCGGGGAGGCCCAGAAGGCCTACCTCAGCCTGGATCTTGGAGACAGAGAGGATTATGGGAAGGTGAAGGCCGCCATTCTGCGAAGGGACGCCGTAAGCAGGGAGAAGCAGCGCGAAGAGTTCCGGCGCTTCTGCTACCACGAGGCCGAGGGCCCGCGGGGGGCTTACGTCCGGCTGCGGGAGATGTGCCGCGGGTGGCTGAGAGTGGAGAACCAcagcaaggagcagatcctggagctctTGATCCTGGAACAGCTGCTGAGCGTCCTCCCTCCGGAGATCCAGGGCCAAGTGAGGGAAAGTGGGCCAGAGAgctgctcccaggcggtggccctggccgaggagTGCCTCTTGAGGCAGCGAGAAGCTGAGAAGCAG GCGCCCCCGGAGGAAGCAGCTGGGGGTGTTTCGGAGGGAGGCCAGGATCCATCCGAGGGGGAGTGGAGGCAGCTGCTAGTGGAAATCAAGGAGGAAGAGGACTCTGAGGACAGCCTGCTGG CCTGTGAGGTGCCCGACAATGAAAAAGATGACGGGTTCCAGACATTGTTGCCCGAACAATGCAGGAGTGAAGATTTGAAAGGGAGGTTCAGGAACGGCGATGGACCAGTGAGGCAGGATGAAAACGGCACCCCGGAGAGAAGGGACAAGCCCGTTCTTTGCCAAGGAGAAGACTTCCGGGAAATCCCACTCCAGCTGGAACGGCCGTCCCAAAAGAGGAAGAACAAGGACCTCTCTGCTCACCTGAGAATCCCCCAGGGGGAAATTCAGAACGAAAGTGTGGAGCTCCCAAAGGGCTTCAGTCAGAGCGTGAACCTGATTTCACGCCAACAAGCTCACTCGGTACAGAAGCTGTATAATTTCTCGGAGTGCGGAGAGAACTTCGGCTGGAGAGCAACCCTTGCTGCGCATCAAAGAACCgatgaaggggaggagccagaagAGCTTCCGGAATATGAAAACGGCTATAGCTGGGGAGCCCGCGTGGGAGGGGAACCCGACGAGGGTCCCGAGGCTGGAAACGCCGGCGGCTGCCTCGGCTTTGCCGTGCCTCAAGGCATACACCCGGCGGAGAGACGGTACAAATGCCCGGAGTGCGGGCAGAGGTTTCGGAGGGCGGCGCACGTCCAGCAGCACCGGataatccacacgggggagaaaccgtACGAGTGCTCGGAGTGCGGGAAGAAATTTACCCGGCTGCCCTACCtgcaacagcatcagagaatccacacgggggagaggcCGTACGAGTGCtcggagtgcgggaagagcttcagtcgCCGCCGTAGCCTCACCGAGCATCAGATAATCCACACCGGGCAGAAGCCGTTCGAGTGTCCCGAATGCGGGAAGAGATTCGGTTTCAGTTCCcacctccagcagcacctgagaatccacacgggggagaccCCGTACCAGTGCTCGGAGTGCGGGAAGGCCTTCCGCCACCGGATAAGCCTCACGGTGCACCAAAGAGCACACAAGGGGGAGAGGCCCTTTAAATGTTCCGAGTGCGGAAAGAGGTTCAGTCGGACGTCCTACCTGCAGAAGCATCGGAGAATCCACAACGGGGAGAAACCCTACGAGtgctccgagtgcgggaagaGGTTCGGGATCAGGTCGTACCTCCAGCGGCACCGAAGGATCCACACGAGGGAGAGACCGTACCAGTGTATGGAGTGCGGGAAGAGTTTTATTCAGCCGTCGCACCTCCATGAACACGAAACCACCCAC acgggggagaaaccctacgAGTGCCTCGCTTGCGGGAAGAGGTTCATCCAGAGCTCCCACTTGAGTGCTCACCggcgcatccacacgggggagaagccctacgaaTGCCCCAAGTGTGGGCGGAGCTTCAACCGCCGCTCCACCCTGACGGAGCACCTGcggatccacaccggggagaagccctacaaatgccTGGAGTGCGGGGAGAGCTTCCGGTGGAGGCCGTACCTGACCAAGCACCAGAGGGTCCACGTGGGGAACGCAGTGTATAAAGGCCTGGATAACGGAGAGGCCATGTTTGAAAACTCACCCCTGGCGGACCATCTGGGAATCCACCCAG CAGGCGTTGCCACGGCAGCTGGAAAAACCGAGGTCGGTCTTCAGAATGCTGGGACGGCCAATCAGCAGGGGTCTGGGCGGAACCCGGAGCCTTCCGACGACCAGCGAGATCCGGGGGCTCCGCCTTCGGAACGTCCAATCAAGACCGAGGCGGAGCTGACCCCGGACGGGAACGACGTCACGGACGTCAGCCAGCTGAAGATCGTCCAAGTAGAGAAGAAGCACATGTGCCACGAGTGCGGAAAAGCCTTCCAGTACAAGTTCGAACTGGTGAAGCATCACcggacccacacgggggagaagcctttcgaatgcCTGGCCTGCGGGAAGCGTTTTTTCCAGAGCACCCACCTCAACGCCCACTtgcgcatccacacgggggagaagccctacgagTGCCCCAAGTGTGGGCGGAGCTTCAACCGCCGCTCCACCCTGACGGAGCACCTGCggatccacacgggcgagaagccctacaagtgccTGCAGTGTGGGGAGAGCTTCCGGTGGAGGCCGTACCTCACCAAGCACCAGAGGGTCCACGTGGGGGACAGCGCCTACAAGGACTTGGACAATGGGGAGAGTCTCTACGACAGCTCTGTTTTTCCCGACCCTCCAGACGGAATCCACCCAG ACTATCTGGTTTCCACACCTGACATGCTGTCCCATACAGGACCTCAGGGAGAGCCATGGCTACCCAGCAGCCAGAGCGCCAAGGAGAAACAGGGCCTTGGAAGCAGCCGTGAAGCCCAAGGACCGCTGGAGCCATCCCACGGCTCGTCTGAGGAAGAACCAGAGCCATCAGGCTCACCTCAAGGCCTCTCCCCAGAACATGACGACACAGAAGTCAGCGATTCTT GTGATGCCACAGCAACTCATCACCCGGGAGAAAATCCTCGGCCCCGGAACCCTGAGCTAGAACAACTCAACCATGGTTTACCGGGCAGACCGCGAGGGGATTCGCCCCCAAAGCCCAGGCTCACCCCTGAAAGCGGACTTGGATCGCTGGAACCAGCAGCCAAGGAACTGGGTGGATCTGTTCAGTGTGGG ACAACCTAA